The following are encoded together in the Candidatus Methylomirabilis oxygeniifera genome:
- a CDS encoding conserved membrane protein of unknown function (Evidence 4 : Homologs of previously reported genes of unknown function) yields MTLRFECRVSSVELKARNPQPATRNLFSVRVLTTILILAVFTLYPISYILASSLSPPEQFEAFDMPGDGGGSIGLSWQAAPSDGPTVRYQVYVADQAHGPFTRVAEFPADTHYKSDVDRPWWSWDRSKAHHFYQVKSTPTLRIENDRSYFFKVTATDGLLTSEGPVQSAVPAPNFFNMAKANNFLLMFFFSALVLFAIAQAKRHPTIFLRRIPGLDAVEEAIGRATEMGRPILYLTGSDDMSSLSTIAATVILGQVAKKTAAYDTQLQVPHRDPIVMAICQEIVKESYLEAGRPDAYRDDANFFITNDQFSYTAAVNGIMLRERPAANFFMGFYYAEALLLAETGAGTGAIQIAGTDADLQLPFFITTCDYTLIGEELYAASAYLSREPVLVGTLRGQDLGKAFLLFSMVIGTILATIGGLVGTQAFVPLLQLFRDFK; encoded by the coding sequence ATGACGCTCAGGTTCGAGTGTCGAGTGTCGAGTGTTGAGTTGAAGGCCCGCAACCCGCAACCCGCAACCCGCAACCTGTTTTCCGTGCGCGTTCTTACCACAATCCTTATTCTTGCTGTCTTTACCCTATATCCTATATCCTATATCCTTGCCTCTTCCCTTTCCCCTCCTGAGCAATTCGAAGCCTTCGATATGCCCGGCGATGGCGGAGGTAGCATCGGACTGTCGTGGCAAGCGGCTCCCTCTGACGGACCGACTGTGCGCTATCAGGTCTACGTCGCGGATCAGGCGCACGGACCTTTCACGCGAGTTGCCGAGTTTCCCGCCGATACCCACTACAAGAGCGATGTTGATCGCCCATGGTGGAGCTGGGATCGGAGCAAGGCCCATCACTTTTATCAGGTCAAATCGACGCCGACCCTCCGTATCGAGAACGACCGATCCTACTTCTTCAAGGTGACGGCAACCGATGGGCTGCTGACCAGTGAGGGGCCGGTTCAATCGGCCGTTCCGGCGCCGAATTTCTTCAACATGGCAAAGGCCAACAACTTTCTGTTGATGTTCTTCTTCTCTGCGCTTGTCCTGTTTGCGATTGCCCAGGCAAAGCGGCATCCGACCATCTTCCTGCGCCGAATTCCAGGCCTCGATGCGGTGGAGGAGGCGATCGGCCGGGCGACCGAGATGGGACGGCCGATTCTCTACCTTACCGGCTCCGATGATATGTCGAGCCTGTCGACGATTGCGGCGACGGTCATTCTTGGACAGGTTGCGAAAAAGACGGCGGCGTACGATACACAGCTTCAGGTGCCGCACCGGGACCCGATCGTGATGGCTATCTGCCAGGAGATCGTCAAGGAGTCGTACCTGGAAGCCGGACGACCTGATGCTTATCGTGATGACGCGAACTTCTTCATCACCAACGATCAGTTCAGCTATACCGCTGCGGTGAACGGCATTATGCTTCGAGAGCGACCGGCAGCCAACTTTTTCATGGGTTTTTACTATGCCGAGGCGCTGTTGCTGGCAGAGACCGGCGCCGGGACCGGTGCAATCCAGATCGCCGGGACCGATGCCGACCTGCAACTGCCCTTCTTCATTACGACGTGCGATTACACGCTGATCGGCGAGGAGCTGTACGCTGCAAGCGCATATCTCTCGCGTGAGCCGGTGCTGGTTGGGACCCTGCGGGGGCAGGATCTCGGGAAAGCGTTTCTCCTGTTCTCCATGGTGATCGGGACCATCCTTGCCACCATCGGCGGACTTGTCGGGACTCAGGCGTTCGTACCGTTGCTGCAACTGTTCCGGGACTTTAAGTAA
- a CDS encoding conserved membrane protein of unknown function (Evidence 4 : Homologs of previously reported genes of unknown function), whose translation MVLFLRRTFPLILTFLFGVAGALQYYIPHPVSEAALTEVSVWLRIILGFAMILGIASLCHVHYAKIRIRAAGWGYSLVVYVSMLATVVVGLWSRGQEEGTGFGWIYTYALLALQGTMFSMLGFFVASAAFRAFRARSKEAAVLLVAAVLMMFGRVPLGEYLVPAAGPIAGWLLNVLNTAARRGIIIGISLGGIATSIKIILGIERSYLGGRD comes from the coding sequence ATGGTTCTATTCTTGCGGCGGACGTTCCCGCTGATTCTGACCTTTCTGTTTGGTGTAGCGGGCGCCCTCCAGTATTACATCCCCCACCCTGTCTCCGAAGCGGCGCTCACTGAGGTCTCGGTCTGGCTTCGGATCATCCTTGGATTTGCCATGATCCTGGGGATCGCCAGCCTCTGCCACGTCCATTATGCGAAGATCCGGATACGGGCGGCAGGGTGGGGATACAGCCTGGTGGTCTATGTCTCGATGCTGGCTACGGTCGTGGTAGGGTTGTGGTCGCGGGGACAGGAGGAGGGGACAGGCTTCGGCTGGATCTATACGTATGCGCTGCTTGCGCTTCAGGGGACGATGTTTTCCATGCTCGGGTTCTTCGTGGCCTCTGCTGCATTCCGCGCCTTTCGGGCCAGGAGCAAGGAGGCGGCCGTATTGCTGGTGGCGGCGGTCCTGATGATGTTTGGGCGTGTGCCGTTGGGCGAGTATCTGGTGCCCGCTGCAGGACCCATAGCCGGCTGGCTCCTGAACGTCCTCAACACGGCCGCCAGGCGTGGGATCATCATCGGGATCAGCCTTGGCGGGATTGCGACCTCGATCAAGATCATCCTTGGGATCGAGCGGTCGTACCTGGGGGGCAGAGATTGA
- a CDS encoding conserved protein of unknown function (Evidence 4 : Homologs of previously reported genes of unknown function), protein MRELAGKLLRMDRRVIFVLIALATLIPLLRPIGFPIRISPEVKRIYDHIESLPAGSVFLLSLDFDPASKPELYPMAVALLNHAFKRDLRVVGMTLWVTGTGMAEKVVSGIASEYGKQRGVDYTFLGYSPGGSNVIINMGQDLAAAFPTDHYGARTADLPVMQGVTSLRQVNYVVSLAAGTPGVESWYVYGKEKYGFELGGGVTAVIAPGLYPFLDTGQINGLIGGLRGAAEYETLIGMKGKAVAGMDAQSATHFIIIGLIVLCNLFYFLTPGTRLRSFSSAQDKPGSPREAGR, encoded by the coding sequence TTGAGGGAACTGGCCGGTAAGCTGCTGCGCATGGACCGTCGGGTGATCTTCGTTCTGATCGCGCTGGCGACACTGATCCCGCTCTTGCGTCCGATCGGCTTTCCGATCCGGATCTCGCCGGAGGTTAAGCGGATCTACGACCATATCGAGTCGCTTCCGGCAGGATCGGTGTTTTTGCTGTCGCTGGACTTCGACCCGGCCTCAAAACCGGAACTCTATCCGATGGCGGTGGCACTGCTCAATCACGCCTTCAAGCGAGACCTGCGGGTCGTCGGGATGACGCTCTGGGTGACAGGGACTGGAATGGCTGAGAAGGTTGTGAGTGGAATCGCGAGCGAGTACGGGAAGCAACGAGGAGTAGACTATACCTTTCTTGGATACTCGCCGGGCGGGAGCAACGTTATCATCAATATGGGGCAGGACCTGGCTGCCGCCTTTCCGACCGACCATTACGGTGCGCGAACTGCAGACCTTCCGGTTATGCAGGGGGTCACATCGCTGAGGCAGGTCAACTACGTGGTGAGTCTGGCTGCGGGTACGCCCGGCGTCGAAAGCTGGTACGTGTACGGTAAAGAGAAGTACGGTTTCGAGTTGGGCGGTGGCGTGACAGCCGTAATCGCGCCCGGCCTCTATCCCTTCCTCGATACCGGGCAGATCAACGGCCTGATCGGCGGATTGCGTGGGGCAGCCGAGTACGAAACGCTGATCGGGATGAAGGGGAAGGCGGTGGCCGGGATGGACGCGCAATCGGCGACGCATTTTATTATTATCGGCCTGATTGTGCTCTGCAATCTCTTTTACTTCCTGACGCCCGGCACGAGGCTCCGATCCTTTAGTAGCGCTCAGGACAAACCGGGCTCGCCGCGAGAGGCGGGACGGTGA
- a CDS encoding conserved membrane protein of unknown function (Evidence 4 : Homologs of previously reported genes of unknown function): protein MTPSVLLGVWVAAGLTLCMFSFLYKDNPFFRFGEHLYVGISMGYTIVRIYYDVMVKSLYTPVMQEGKWWFLIAAILGLLVLTRFIPKISWLSRISFAVIVGFGSGVAIPRIISSNILQQVQGTLKPLLGNAGQSLFGMTQFNALLILIGVVTVLIYFFFSIEHKGPIRVAARIGIYFLMINFGAGFGYTVMARMSLLIGRFDDLILFSSREYGYASLVLLGMIAFGLFMWERSSTASSGPDQDPRASGSEERLSQ from the coding sequence ATGACCCCGTCTGTTCTGCTCGGCGTCTGGGTGGCGGCCGGCCTCACCCTGTGTATGTTCAGCTTCCTGTACAAGGACAACCCCTTCTTCCGATTCGGGGAGCACCTCTACGTCGGTATCTCGATGGGGTACACCATCGTCCGGATCTATTACGATGTGATGGTCAAAAGCCTCTACACCCCGGTTATGCAGGAAGGGAAATGGTGGTTCCTGATCGCGGCCATCCTGGGTCTCCTGGTTCTGACCCGCTTCATCCCGAAGATAAGCTGGCTTAGCCGGATCTCATTTGCCGTCATCGTGGGTTTCGGTTCCGGCGTTGCTATCCCCCGCATCATCTCCTCGAATATCCTTCAGCAGGTACAGGGGACGTTAAAGCCGCTCCTCGGAAATGCCGGTCAATCTCTCTTCGGCATGACCCAGTTCAACGCATTACTGATCCTGATCGGCGTTGTGACGGTGCTAATCTATTTCTTCTTCTCCATCGAGCACAAAGGACCGATCCGGGTCGCGGCGCGGATCGGCATCTACTTCCTCATGATCAACTTCGGCGCCGGCTTTGGCTATACGGTTATGGCCCGCATGTCGCTGCTCATCGGCCGGTTCGACGATCTGATCCTCTTTAGTTCCCGCGAGTACGGCTACGCCTCGTTGGTGCTGCTCGGCATGATCGCCTTTGGCCTGTTCATGTGGGAGCGCAGCTCAACCGCCTCCTCCGGCCCCGATCAGGACCCACGCGCCTCTGGGAGCGAGGAGCGCCTCTCTCAGTAG